CcgtccagacaccatcacccatGGGTTCATGGCTGGGGTCACCATCACGACCACCGTcatccttgtaaggcaggaggggttcagagggacagggaggggggcaggatggggtacagcctaaccctgggttcctgatgggggtggcctggaggtctgtggggggctggggacacagccttgccccgagtggtacttgtgggtaataggaacccccttttgttttttgagacggaattttgctcttgttgcccaggctggagtgcaatggcaggatctccgctcactgtaacctccgcctcctgggttcaagtgattctcttgcctcagtctccccagtagctgggactacaggcatgctaatttttgtatttttagtagagacaggtttcaccatgttggtcaggctggtcttgaacgcccgacctcaggtgatcctcccgcctcagcctcccacagtgctgggctggcaggcgtgagccaccgagcccggctagggcacctttagagtccccagctctgcagccgccttggggaggcccgtggggaggactgaggcccactaagggcccatgggctgaccaggaTCCCCGCTGGTCGCTGCGGCTGCCCCACACGCAGGTCTCGGCgggagaagcctacctggtgcaCACGGACCGGCTCTATTCCCGCTCCGACTTCAACAACTACGTGGCTgccgtgtacaaggtgctggggaccttcctcttcggggcggctgtgagccagtctctgacgGACCTGGCCAAGTACACAATCGGCCGCCTGCGCCCCAACTTCCTGGCCGTCTGTGACCCCGAGTGGAGCCGGGTCAACTGCTCGGTCTACGTACAgctggagagcgtgtgcaggggaaaagCTGCTGACGTCACCGAGGCCAGGTGGGTGTGGACGAGCAGTGGGTGTGgactgggggcagtgggagctgaagaagccgcaGAAGCCAGATGGTTAGCAGCCGGCAGGCAGGGGGTCAGGCGGGAGcggggcctcagggctccaggcgccccgcagacagcaggaggcGGCGGGGAGGGTGCTCTGTCTTCCCCGAGTCTCAGCCCTGCTCTCTTCtgcgctgtcttcttaccatctctactgataggtccttaaacgtttcaactcatcgttgtcctttttaaaaaatcaaaatattgactgacaagcctagggtcatgtcagaccaaaaaaaaaaaaatcaaaatgaaatttgtataagtcaccatttcttccattttaatgtgtacagttcatttttagtacattcacactgctgtacagccatctcctctacctaattccagaatattttcatctcatcgGAAGGAAACCCCgcagcatgggtaacatggcaaaaccccgtctctacgacaaatcaaaaaattaggccgggcgaggtggctcatgcctataatccccgcactttgggaggatgaggtgggcggatgacctgaggttgggagttcgagaccagcctggccaacatggagaaatcctgtctctactaaaaatacaaaatgagccaggcatggtggcacacgcttgtaatcccagccactcgggaggttgaggcaggagaattgcttgaacccgggaggcggaggttgtggtgagctgagattgtgtcattgcagtccagcctgggcaacaagagtgaaactccatctcaaagaaaaaaaaaaattagtcaggcctggcggtgggcacctgcagtcccagctactggggaggctgaggcgggagcggcacttgaactcgggaggtagaggtttcagtgagccaagattgtgcccaccccaggctgggtgacagagtgagaccctgtctcaaaaaaaggaaaggaaacaaagaacttttgtacccattagctgtcactccttccccagcccctggcagccgccactatcctattttctgtctgtagattTGCGTGTTCccaatgtttcatataaatggaatcatacactatgtggTCTTTGGtatctgccttctctttttctaattttttttttttttttttgacatgcagttttgctcttgttgcccacactggagtgcactggtgtgatcttggcttactgcaacctccgcctcctgggttcaagcgattctcctgtctctgcctcctgagtagctgggactacaggcacccatcaacacgcctggctgattttgtattttttattagagatgggatttctccatgttggccaggctggtctcaaactactaacctcaggtgatctgcccaccttagcctcccaaagtgctgggattacaggcatgagcgactgtgcccggattctttttctaattaaaaaaatgttgggGGGCTgtgcaagatggctcacacctgtaatcccagcactttgggaggctgaggtgggcagatcacctgaggtcaggagttcgagaccagcccagccaacatggtgaaaacccatctctacttaaaatacaaaaattagctggatgtagtggtgcatgcctataataccagatgctcaggaggcccaggcagagaatcagttgaatctgggaggcagagactgcagtgagcaaagacagtgccattgcactcaagtctgagtgagagagtgagactctgacttaaaataaaaaaattaaggccaggcgcggtggctcaagcctgtaatcccagcactttgggaggccgaggcgagtggatcatgaggtcaagagatcgagacaatcctggtgaacatggtgaaaccccgtctctactaaaaatacaaaacattagctgggcagggtggcacgtgcctgtaatcccagctactcaggaggctgaggcaggagaattgcctgaacccaggaggcggaggtcgcagtgagccgaaattgcaccattgcactccagcctgggtaacaagagcgaaactccatctcaaaaaaaaaaaaaaaaaaaaaaaaaatttggccagatgtgatggttcacacttgcaatcccagcactttgggaggccaaggtgggcagatcacctgaggcctggagtttgagaccagcctgatcaacatggagaaatcccatttctactaaaaatacagaaattagcctgtCTTGGTgacggatgcctgtaatcccagctactcaggagactgaggcgggagaattgctggaacccgggaggtggaggttgcagtgagccgactgtgctccagcccgggagacacgagactctgtctcaagaaaaaaaattgtttttgttttgctcaaaactataggaaaaagataaataaaaagaaaaaagaggataagtaaatagaataaaaacaaaattgttttggtatgtttttactGATTGAACACAGTTTAGTGCATTCTCGTGTTttggaagttcatgttgtaaTGTTCTGTCCGTTTTTGCTTTATGTAGTTTGGAGTTCTGTGGTTTactacatttacctttataattgctatatcttttttttttttgagatggagtttcgctcttgttacctaggctggagtgcaatggcgcgatctcggcttaccgcaacctccgcctcctgggttcaggcaattcccctgcctcagcctcctgagtagctgggattacaggcacgcgccaccatacccagctaattttttgtatttttagtagagacggggtttcaccatgttgaccgggatggtctcgatctcttgaccttgtgatccacccgcctcggcctcccaaagtgctgggattacaggcttgagccactgcgcccggcctataattgctatatcttttttttttttttttttttttttgagacggagtttcgctcgttacccaggctggagtgcaatggcgcgatctcggctcaccgcaacctccgcctcctgggttcaggcagttctcctgcctcagcctcctgagtagctgggattacaggcacgtgccaccatgcccagctaatttttttgtatttttagtagagacggggtttcaccatgttgaccgggatggtctcgatctcttgacctcgtgatccacccgcctaggcctcccaaagtgctgggattacaggcttgagccaccgcgcccggcccctaccTCTGTTTTTTGCCTTCTCTGCTCTCGTGGCCCCAGGCAGCAGAGACGAACAAATTTGTTGTAAATGTTTGGGAGAATGCCCGGTCAggggagatcaagatcagccctCGAGCCATACCCTAGTCCACAGTTGCAAATAAGGCCCCTTCTCTGAACCTGTGCTGGGCGTGTGGTCTGTTACCCTCAGGCCACCACGGTCTAGGCGCTGCAAGAGGGACCAGGAtgagttaaaatgccacaaagctgtttgttctgagatccaactggattatctttttttttttttttttttttttttttgatggagtctcgctgtgttgcccaggcagtggcgtgatcttggctcaccccaacctccacctcccaggttttcaagtgattctcctgtctcagcctcctgagtagctgggattatcggcatgtggcaccacgcctggctaatttttgtatttttagtagagacggggtttcaccatgttggtcaggctggtcttgatctcctgaccttgcgatctgccggcctcggccccccgaaagtgcggggattacaggcatgagccaccgcgcccggcctcaactgGATTATATTAATCAAGTGTTCCGTCTGGTTCCCGAAAGCTTTTGATTAGGTCCAAAAAAGTTGattgtggccgggcgtggtggctgacgcctgtaatccaagcactttggaggccaaggtgggcggatcacctgtctttttttttttttttttttttttttttgagatggagtttcgctcttgttacccaggctggagtgcaatggcgcgatctcggctcaccgcaacctctgcctcctgggttcaggcaattctcctgcctcagcctcctgcgtagctgggattataggcacgcaccaccatgcccagctaattttttttgtatttttagtagagacggggtttcaccatgttgaccaggatggtctcgatctctcgacctcgtgatccacccgcctcggcctcccaaagtgctgggattacaggcttgagccaccgcgcccggcgaaaccctgtctttaaaaaaaaaaaaaaagttgattgtgacttttttttgccagttttttgcTTCCTATTTGctgtgtttcattcatgtcctttaCGGAATCTcgaatttatataaaaagaaatctccCCTCAGTtccacagatgggagaaaatcctgaaaagaGACGCAGTGAAAACGAAACCGGTGTTGCCTGCTTGCTGGACACTACCATCCGCCCTGGGTGTTGGGTTCAGGCCTCAGAGTCTTCACGGGGGAGGCAtctcatgccacagccccaaCTGGAGACTCTGATCCATCATCAGATaactggaaaggacagagggagcaGCCTTTGCTCCTGGGATTTGGTGGCCTGTAACGTCGGCAGCTCCCGTGTTGAACCCTCCCTTCTGTGGGAGGGTTGGGGGCGAGGGGAGGTTGGAAGATGCCAACTGAGCCGCCTGCCCTCTGACCTGCTACCTCTCCTTCTCCAGGTTGTCGTTCTACTCGGGACACGCCTCCTTTGGGATGTACTGCATGGTGTTCCTGGCAGTGAGTCCGTTTTTCCGGGGCTCGCCCGTCAAGTCACTCCCTTCCCTGGACCTCGGTTTTCCCAGCTGTAGAATGGGTGGGTTGTGGTGGTGATGGGCGCACTCACTGACTTGTTTGTAAAGACATGAGGCCCTGGGCTGGCCGGTTTTGTGCCCCCAGCCTCGGAGCCGCCATCTGTGCGGTGGGCGTGGGAGGGCCTGGCAGGGCACAGGCTGAGGCGCCCTTTCCTGTCCCAGCTCTACGTGCAGGCGCGTCTCTGCTGGAAGTGGGCGCGGCTGCTGCGCCCCACGGTCCAGTTCTTCCTGGTGGCCTTTGCCCTCTATGTGGGCTACACCCGCGTGTCTGATCACAAACACCACTGGAGCGACGTCCTCGCTGGCCTCCTGCAGGGGGCGCTGGTGGCTGGCCTCACTGTGAGCTTCTGACCCTGACTCACCCCCTGTGCTGTCCAGAGACCGCTCCCTGCCCAACCCTGGTCCTGCCCTGCACGCTCTTGCCCCACGGAGTCGTCCCCTGGGGCCCTTCCTCCAATCCCGGTCCTGCCctgggacccctccttccccctgtttctcccctgggacccctaCCCCCAACTCCAGTCCATCCCTGGACCCctccttccctgggacccctctTTGCCCCAATTCCTCCCGAGactccttcccccaaccccagtccataCCTGGGTTACCTCCTCCCCCCAATTCTCCTCTGGAACCCCTTCCCCCCGACCccagtccttccctgggacccccTCTTCCCCCCATTTCTCCCCTGGGACCCCCCAACCCTAGTCCATCCCAggacccttccctcctcccccacatCCTGCCCTAGGACGCCTTCCCTCAACCCCGGTCCTTCCCTggacccctcccttccccccattCCTCCCCGGGACCCTTTTCTCCAACCCCAGTCCATCCctgggacccctccttcccctccccacatcCTACCCTGGGACCCCTTGTCCCAAGCCCAGTCGATTCCTGGAACCCCTCCTTCCCCGATTCCTCCCCGGGACCCCTTCCCTCAACCCCAATCCTTTCTGGGggccccctcccttcttcccacttctcccctgggacccctcTCCCCAAACCCAGTCCTTCCCTGGACGCCTTCTTCCCCCAgttccttccctgggtctcctgcCTGCACACCGCAGCCCTTCCCTGGGCCCGTCAGCGCCCCAGTGCTCTCCACTGGTCCTCCACCAAGAGGGCTCTCTTCCCCCACAGGCACTCTTCCTCTCATTGCCCACCTGGGACCCTGTTCCTCCCCCTCCTGCCCATGCCCATGTCCCTGgtgcctgcccagcccctgcccagtctCACCTTCCTCCACTCTGCCAGGTCCGATACGTCTCAGACTTCTTCAAAGCCCGACCCCCACAGCACTGCCcgaaggaggaggagctggaacgGAAGCCCAGCCTGTCACTGACAGTGACCCTGGGCGAGGCTGACCACAACCACTATGGGTACCCGCACTCCTCCTCCTGACACTGGACCCCGCCCAGGCAGGGGGTGGCCATGAGTCCAGCTGAGGCCAGCCCCCCAGGTGGTCCCTCTGGCCCTGGGTAGGCACTGAGGGCTCCAGACAAGCTCCGGGAACCCTGAGTAGgctctgctgccccctgccctgcactggaCCAGGGGTCTGGGGAGGCCTAGGTAGCC
This genomic interval from Saimiri boliviensis isolate mSaiBol1 chromosome 14, mSaiBol1.pri, whole genome shotgun sequence contains the following:
- the LOC101041971 gene encoding phospholipid phosphatase 2 isoform X1, encoding MQRRWVFVLLDVLCLLVASLPFAVLSLVNAPYKRGFYCGDDSIRYPYRPDTITHGFMAGVTITTTVILVSAGEAYLVHTDRLYSRSDFNNYVAAVYKVLGTFLFGAAVSQSLTDLAKYTIGRLRPNFLAVCDPEWSRVNCSVYVQLESVCRGKAADVTEARLSFYSGHASFGMYCMVFLALYVQARLCWKWARLLRPTVQFFLVAFALYVGYTRVSDHKHHWSDVLAGLLQGALVAGLTVRYVSDFFKARPPQHCPKEEELERKPSLSLTVTLGEADHNHYGYPHSSS
- the LOC101041971 gene encoding phospholipid phosphatase 2 isoform X2, with translation MAGVTITTTVILVSAGEAYLVHTDRLYSRSDFNNYVAAVYKVLGTFLFGAAVSQSLTDLAKYTIGRLRPNFLAVCDPEWSRVNCSVYVQLESVCRGKAADVTEARLSFYSGHASFGMYCMVFLALYVQARLCWKWARLLRPTVQFFLVAFALYVGYTRVSDHKHHWSDVLAGLLQGALVAGLTVRYVSDFFKARPPQHCPKEEELERKPSLSLTVTLGEADHNHYGYPHSSS